Part of the Nostoc sp. ATCC 53789 genome, GATTTTTCTAAAGAAATTTTCTGGAATTTCTCAACTTCTGAGCCACACGCTAAATGTTTCGAAATTTTGCAAGGAATATTTAGCACTACAAATGATACTTGCCAAGATTTAGAAACAATTCTCTAATAACACTTTCGGACTAAGGCACTGTGTTGGAGTTGACATTTTAACTACTGAAACAACATCAGGAAGACGACTATTAGATTCTTCTGCTTCCTATGTCTCCAATTTTTCCTTTACTTACACAGTGATGGAATATTCTTTTCTCTTACCCTCTCTTATCAAAAATCTATCTCTACTTGACAGCTTTTCTCCTTCAACAGTTAGAAGCAGCGAATTTTGCTCCCATGCAAAGCTAGCTATCAGGGCAAGTTCTCATACTGTGGCAAAAGGATTAATTTGTGGATATTAACAGACGAGATTTACTGAAGCTAGTTTCTGCTTCTGGTTTAGGTGGAGCTGGGGTATTTGCTTTACAAGGTTTCACTAAACAGGTTTTAGCGCAAAATCAGCCTACCCCACTCCAGATAAAAAAAGGTGAAATGCTCTACAGGCAACTAGGACGCACCGGAGAACAAGTATCTGTAATTGGTCTAGGTGGTCATCATATTGGTAGACCAAAAGATGAGCAAGAGGGTATTAATCTGATCCATACTGCCCTCGATCGCGGGATTAATTTTATGGACAATAGCTGGGATTACCATAACGGAGGTAGCGAAATTCGTATGGGTAAAGCTCTGCAAAATGGTTATCGTCAAAAAGCTTTTCTGATGACTAAAATTGACGGTCGCACAAAGGCGGCCGCTACTAAACAAATTGATGAATCTTTAAAACGTTTGCAAACAGACCACATTGATTTATTGCAGCATCATGAAGTCATTCGTATGGAAGACCCAGACCGGATTTTTGCCCCTGGTGGTGCGATGGAAGCAGTTGTGGAAGCACAAAAAGCTGGCAAGATTCGCTACATAGGCTTTACTGGACACAAAGATCCTTTAGTACACCTGAGAATGTTGGAAGTTGCCAATCAGAACAACTTCCGTTTTGATGCAGTGCAGATGCCGTTAAATGTTATGGATGCCCATTTCCGCAGTTTTGAGAGGCAAGTTTTACCTAGACTGGTTCAGGACGGAATTGCTGTACTGGGGATGAAATCAATGGGCGACCAAAACATTCTCAAAAGCAATGTGGTCAAGCCTATCGAATGTCTGCATTACGCGATGAATCTGCCAACTTCAACGGTGATTACAGGCATTGAAAGTATGCCCATCTTAAACCAGGCTTTCGAGGCAGTACGTACTTTTACACCCATGAGCCAGGAACAAGTTAAAGCATTACTGAATCGGACTCGCCAAGCTGCTCTTAAAGGTCAGTATGAACTGTTTAAAACCACTAGCCAATTTGATAGTACAGCCAAAAATCCTGAGTGGTTAGGATAAGTTTTAACCAAACGGATCTTGGGTTTAAGACCCCCACTCAATCAAACGCGGGCTTTGGTAATATGACCATCTAATAGAGCCACAGCAGACTGTTGCACCCAATTGCTTAAGACATCTAAGCATTCATACCGCCATCAACATCAAGTGTTGCACCGGTGATGAAAGCCGCATCAGGACTAGCGAGAAAAGCGACCGCAGCTGCAACTTCCTCTGGCTTACCGTAGCGGTTGAGCGCTGTGGCTGCTTTTTGGATTACCGCAAAATCACTATCAGATGGGTTCATATCAGTTTCAATTGGGCCTGGCTGTACAACGTTAACTGTGATCGCCTTCGATCCCAGGTCACGTGCCCATCCGCGCGTGTAGCCAGCGATCGCAGATTTAGTTGCTGAATAATCGGAGATTCCTGCCCAAAGCGAATGGGTTCCAACACAGGAGCCGATGGAGATGATCCGTCCACCTTCAGTCATGAGTGGTGCAGCAGCGCGGACGGCAGCCACTACGCCACCGACATTGATCGCAAACTGCCGTTCTAGGGATGCAATATCGCTTGCAGGATCGCCAACTACACCAAGGACAAATACACCAGCGTTGTTCACGAGAATATCGAGACGACCAAAGCGTTCGGCGACCATCTTAACCAAATTCCCCACCTGGAGAGGATCGGCTTGGTCGGCTTTGAAGGCGGCGGCACTAACGCCTTTTTCTTCGAGTTCCCGGACAACGATCGCGGCCGTTTCAGATGAGTTGGCGTAACTGATGGCAATGTCTGCGCCGTCTTCAGCTAGACGTTTTGCGATCGCAGCACCAATACCCCGTGAACCACCTGTAATGAGGGCAACTTTACCTGTGAGTTTCTTAATATTGCTATTCATGATTTTTACTCCTTCGTTATTGAACCTGTCACCTCAGTTATTTGACAATCGGGTAATTTTGTCAAGATTTTGACAAAGCTATCAATAAATCAGCAATAATAACCAAGCCTGATGTGTTTTACCCAAATTTGAAAAATCGCAATGCGTATTTGCTGATGATCGTTCACTTCAGTACAAATCTGTATTTGTGGCTCTTAGATTGATGCAAGTAGGTAAATTCGCCAGTTATTTACCATAACTAGACTTAGACTATTACGTAAATAAACGAACTGTACACACTGTCAGAGAAAGTTTATAGTCATTGCGTGGTGCTAAAGATTAGCGAGGCTAATCTTTATTTAATTAGCATTTGAAGAGTTAACTTGACTTGAATTCTGGGAACTATCATAGTAACTACCAAAATTTATTAAAAAACAACATTCAGACAAGTATTAATGTTTAAATTAATTGCTCACATCCCTGACTATAGTATTACAAGTTTAATTTATGAAGCTGCTGCCACAGTAATTTATCGAGCATACTCCAAGGCTAACGGACACTCAGTTGTTATCAAACTGCTCAAAGCAGAGTATCCCAGTATCAAAGAGATTGCCCAACTCAAGCACGAATACGAAATCATCCAAAATCTGAATATTGCAGGTGTAATTAGAGCTTATGAATTAATCAGTTATGACAACGGCTACAATAATGGTCTAGCACTGGTTTTAGAAGACTTTGGTGGAGAAACCTTAAAACATCAGATATCTACGACAGGGATTGAACTTACAAAATTTCTTAATATTGCCAATCAAATTACTGAAACATTGGGAGAGTTACATACCCATCACATTATCCATAAGGATATTAAGCCCGAAAACATTCTTTATAACCCCAATACCGAAAAAATAAAACTGATTGATTTCAGCATCGCTTCGCTGTTATCCAAAGAAAGTCCAGAAATTACTAGCCTCAACCTTCTAGAAGGAACACTGGCTTATATGTCGCCAGAGCAGACCGGACGTATCAACCGAACCTTAGATTATCGGACAGATTTTTACTCATTAGGTGTCAGTTTCTACGAAATGCTGACTGGTCAGCTTCCCTTCCCCAATGCTCAAGACTCAATGGAGTTGGTGCATTGTCACATTGCGAAAATTCCTGTAGCTCCGCACGAGATTAATCCTAATGTACCACTGGCAATCTCTGCGATCGCTATGAAACTTCTAAGCAAAACTGCTGAAGACCGTTACCAGAGTGCTTATGGGTTAAAGGCTGACCTAGAACAAGCAGCAATACAACTACAAACAAAAGGCAGCATTGACCTTTTTAGCTTAGGTCAACAGGATTTTTCGCATCAATTCCAAATAGCTCAAAAACTTTATGGTCGGGAAGTAGAAGTAGCAGCTTTAATGGCTGCCTTTGAAAAAGTTAGTCTTGGTTCCAGCGAAGTTGTGTTGGTAGGAGGATACTCAGGTATCGGCAAATCCTCACTAGTTAACGAAGTTCACAAACCGATTGTGCGGCAACGAGGTTACTTCATCGGTGGCAAATTTGACCAACTCAAGCGAGATATTCCTTATGCTTCTTTGATTCAAGCATTTCGAGAATTGATGCGACAACTATTAGCTGAAAGCCAAGCCAGAGTTGAGGTTTGGAAAAATAAATTACTACAAGCATTGGGAGCTAATGGTCAAGTTATTATTGATGTCATCCCGGAAGTAGAATTGATTATCGGACAGCAAGCGCCTGTACCGCAGTTAGGCGTTGCTGAGTCTCAAAACCGTTTTAATCGGGTGTTTAAGCAATTTATCCATGCGTTTACTGCTGCGGAACATCCCTTAGTACTGTTTTTAGATGACCTCCAATGGGCAGATGCCGCCTCTGTGAACCTGGTCGAGAATATGATGACTGACCCAGAAAGTCAGTATCTTTTGCTGATTGGGGCTTACCGAGATAACGAAGTTAGTCCCACCCATCCACTGATGCTAATGTTAGAGGCAATTCGAGCATCTGGGGCTACGGTTGAAGAGTTGCTCTTGAAGCCATTAGCAACACCTCATATTACTCAACTGGTTACTGATACGTTCAATTGCGAATTATTTCAGGCAGAACCTTTAGCTGATTTGCTATTTCAAAAAACCCAAGGTAATCCCTTTTTCTTAACTCAATTACTAAAAGTATTACATCAAGATAATCTCTTGACATTTGATTATCGTTCGGGTTTATGGCAGTGGGATCTCAACAGAATTCAAGAACAAGCCATTACCGATAATGTAGTCGATTTAATGGTGAATAAAATTCAGAGATTGTCAGAACCAACGCAGCAAGTTTTACAATTAGCTGCTTGTGTTGGCAACCGTTTTAATTTAGAAATCCTAGCTGTAGTCAACGAAAAATCTACATCAGCAACAGCAATTGATTTATGGTCAGCTTTGCGGGCGGGGTTAATTCTACCCTTAAGCGATACTTACAAAATTCCTCAATTGTTGAATCAGTCAGAATTGGCAACATACTGCGATACTGCGGTACAAGTTGACTATAAGTTTCTGCACGATCGCGTTCAGCAAGCTGCCTATTCTTTAATTCCAACCGACCAGCAAAAACAAGTACACCTGAAGGTAGGAAAATTACTATTACACAATAGTGAAAAAGCCCAGTTGGAAGAGCATCTTTTTGAGATCGTCAACCACCTCAATGCTGGCAGTTCATTGATTGTGGAACCAGCAGAAAGATATGAACTGTCAGAATTAAATCTGAAAGCAGGGCAGCGAGCAAAATCATCTTCGGCGTTTGTAACTGCGCTCAAATTGCTAGAAACAGGGATGAATTATCTACCTGTAAATAGCTGGAAAGATAAATATTTACTTACATTAACTTTATATTTACAAGTTGGAGAAGCAGAATTTTTAAATGGTAACTATGAAAAAGCCTTGCTGATTTTTGAGCAGACTTTCAACAAGGTTCAAACTACTCTTGATATGTGCCGAGTAAATGAATATCGGATTATGTGTTATCGCATGGAGAATGATTTAAACTCCGCATATAAAATTGGGTTAAACACCTTGGAACTTTTAGGTTTTGAGTTTGCAGCTTATCCCGATGATGCATATCTATTAGAAAAACTCAATCAAACAAAAAAAGTTATTGGCGATCGCTCAACTTTTAGTCTCGCAGAATTACCACAAATGCAAGACGAGGAGAAGCTAATAGCTCAACGCATCTTAAAAGAAGTTTGGCCCATTGCCTACTTTTTAGGATCTAAAGCGTTGCATATTACATCAATGAATATAACTCAACTTTCAGTTCAGTATGGCAACTCAAGAATTTCTGTATTTGGTTACATGCTGTATTCTTTCAACTTAGTATTTGAATATGGTGAGGTAGATTCAGGTTATGAATTTGGTGAATTATCTCTGCGTTTGCATGAAATTTTAAGAACGAAGGAATTGGAAGCGAATATTTTGAATATGTGGGGAGGTTTAATCTGTCACTACAAAGACCATATTAGCCAGGGTAAGCCTTATTTATTAAAAGGATTTAATAGTGGTTTAGAAACAGGTTCTTATCAATGGTCTGGTTATTGTTCAGTTAATTTTTTATGGCAATGCTTATTTGGCAATGAATCTTTAGAAAAAACCGCAGAAGTAGCCAAAGATTTTATTCCTAGCCTCCGCAAGATTGACAAAAATATGTTGAACTACCATCTGCTGGCTATGGAAGCGATCGCTAACTTGACTAAGCCAGCAGGCAAGATTGACGAACTTGTTGGCACTTGGGCAGATGAACGGCAAGTGCTAGAGTTTGCGTTAGCATCTTCGGATATGTTGAGTGCATTTGTGGTTTACATCTATAAACTGGCACTCTGTAACTGGTATGGAGAGTATACCAAAGCTGTTGAGTATGCAGAGAATGCCGAAAAATTTGTTGCGGGAGCGCGAGGAATTTTTATTAATCCTGTTTTCTATTTTCACCAAAGTATTGCCTTAGCAGGGGCTTATGCGGAGGTAGATATCGCAACTCAAGTCATTTATCTGCATAAACTAAATGCCAACTTAGAAAAATTCCAGCAATGGGCAATGCACTGCCCAACCAATTATCAACACAAGTTTCTGCTGATTCAAGCTGAAATTGCTCGGATTTCTAAACAAGATTATCAGGCAATGGAGCTGTACGATTTAGCGATCGCTTCTGCTGCCGAAAATGGTTATTTACAAAATGAAGCCTTAGCAAACGAACTTGCATTTCGATTTTACTTGGATAAGGATAGAATAAACTTTGCCAAAGTTTATTTTAAAGAAGCCCGCTATCGGTATCTCAAGTGGGAAGCTACAGGTAAAGTTCGGCAACTGGATGAACAATACTCCCAACTTTTTAGAGATCCAGCCGGGGAGGTAAACGGGCGGGGTACGGCTACAAAGCAGATTCGGGATATTTCTGAAGCTAAAACCCAAACTTTAGATTTAAGCACAGCAATTAAAGCGTCTCAAGCACTCTCAAGCGAGATGGAGTTAAATCCTCTGCTGGAGAAAATGATGACGATCGCGATCGAGAATGCTGGTGCCCAAATGGGTTATCTACTTGTAAAACGAGAGAACCAGTGGGTGATCGAAGCCGAAGGAAGCATTGATCGAGATGAGGTGACAGTGCGATCGTCTAGTCTGTTTCAAGTAAAGCATAAGCTACCAGTTTTGCTGATTAACTATGTTGAAAGAACAAAAGAAAATTTGGTTTTAGACGATGCTAGCCACACAGAGCGTTTTGTAAGTGACAACTATATTGTTGCCAATCAACCCAAATCAATTTTGTGTTTGCCTTTCTCTCATCAGGGTAAGCTAACTGGAGTTCTTTACCTGGAAAATAACCTCACTACCGGAGTCTTTACCGCAGATCGATTAGAAGTACTGAACTTATTAACTTCGCAAGTTTCCATCTCTATAGAAAATGCTCGGCTCTACACAAATTTGCACATATACTCCCAGGAGTTAGAAATTTCGGAAACACAAGCGCGTGAGAAAGCAAAGCAGCTAGAACACACGCTCGATGAATTGAAGCTTACCCAGTCTCAGATGGTGCAAAGCGAAAAAATGTCTAGCCTAGGGCAGTTGGTGGCAGGTGTTGCTCACGAAATTAATAACCCAGTCAGCTTTATCTACGGCAACCTGACTTACGTAAATAATTATGTCAAAGACTTGATGAGTGTAGTACAACTTTATCAGCAGCAAAACCAGAATTTACCACCTCAAGTTCAAAATGAAATAGATGAAATTGACTTAGATTTTTTGATGGAAGACTTACCGAAGCTGTTAGCTTCCATGCAAGTGGGAACCGATCGCATTCGTCAAATTGTATTATCTTTACGAAACTTTTCCCGCCTAGACGAAGCTGATGTTAAAGCCGTTAATATCCATGAGGGCATTGATAGTACCCTAATGATTTTGCAAAATCGGCTCAAACCGCAACCAGATTCTCCCGGAATTCAGGTAATACAGGAATATGGCAACCTGCCACCTGTAGAGTGCTACCCTGGACAACTGAATCAGGTATTTATGAACCTGCTCGCAAATGCGATCGACTCTTTAGAGGAATTTAACGAACATCGGACTTATGCCGATATCGCACTTCAGCCAAGTATCATTACAATTCGTACTACTGTTGAAGGCGATTTCGCCGTCATTCGCATTGCTGACAACGGTTCTGGTATCAGTGAAAATGTGCGATCGCAACTCTTCACACCCTTTTTCACTACCAAAGCTGTTGGTAAAGGCACTGGTTTAGGGTTATCCATTAGTTACCAGATTGTGACTAAAAAGCATCGAGGACAGTTAGAATGTGTATCCGTTTTAGGACAAGGGGCTGAATTTATTGTTTCTATCCCCCTTCAGGCAAGGCTAGTACCGCAAGGCGGAATTAAAAATTAAAAATTAAAAATGAATACAGCGTAAGCATTTCATTTATTTATGAGTGGTTTATTTCCGCCGTTTTGTACTGGAAGCAAGAAGATTACACTGAGCAACAAAATACGAGGTGCTATTTTTAGCACCAAAAAATATGATTTCCAATTTACCTAATGGTAGTTTTTTCCTTTGACGAACCCAAATGGGCTGAATCTCAACTGAATCTCAAAACTATCTATCGCGTTTAGGAAAGGCAACTTTTTCTCGCAGCAAAATCCGGTGGCAACTGCGATCGCTTTCATACAACGAGTTAATTGTTGCTTTGTGCCTTTTGCAGCAAACATTGACGCTTCTTCTATTGTCAAGGCAGTGAGTGCGATCGCTCTTTAGACAACCTACTTGGGTATCAGCCAAGGGTGTTGCATAAATGCAGAGTGAATCAGTTACTTTTGGGGGTAAGACTTCTTCCCCATCCTCCCACACCTCCCACACTCCTTGGATTTCTCACAAGTGAGAAATCCAGGGTAACGGCAATACTTGTCGGGTTTTGGGGAAAAGGGGAAAGAAAAAACCTTTAACCTTTTTCCCAAACCCAATTCCGAAATTTTGAGTTTTTGAGACGCGATAAATCGCCGTCTCTACAAGTGTTTTAGTCTTATCTGAACTGTATTGAGTTAAAATCGACTAAAATTGACTAAATAGCAGTTAATACTTTGTAATGAATCCCTACGCTATCCTTAATCAGACCAAACTTCAGCGTGTTAGTGATGGCATAACCCGACCTCTACTAGAAAATTGCGA contains:
- a CDS encoding ATP-binding sensor histidine kinase, which produces MFKLIAHIPDYSITSLIYEAAATVIYRAYSKANGHSVVIKLLKAEYPSIKEIAQLKHEYEIIQNLNIAGVIRAYELISYDNGYNNGLALVLEDFGGETLKHQISTTGIELTKFLNIANQITETLGELHTHHIIHKDIKPENILYNPNTEKIKLIDFSIASLLSKESPEITSLNLLEGTLAYMSPEQTGRINRTLDYRTDFYSLGVSFYEMLTGQLPFPNAQDSMELVHCHIAKIPVAPHEINPNVPLAISAIAMKLLSKTAEDRYQSAYGLKADLEQAAIQLQTKGSIDLFSLGQQDFSHQFQIAQKLYGREVEVAALMAAFEKVSLGSSEVVLVGGYSGIGKSSLVNEVHKPIVRQRGYFIGGKFDQLKRDIPYASLIQAFRELMRQLLAESQARVEVWKNKLLQALGANGQVIIDVIPEVELIIGQQAPVPQLGVAESQNRFNRVFKQFIHAFTAAEHPLVLFLDDLQWADAASVNLVENMMTDPESQYLLLIGAYRDNEVSPTHPLMLMLEAIRASGATVEELLLKPLATPHITQLVTDTFNCELFQAEPLADLLFQKTQGNPFFLTQLLKVLHQDNLLTFDYRSGLWQWDLNRIQEQAITDNVVDLMVNKIQRLSEPTQQVLQLAACVGNRFNLEILAVVNEKSTSATAIDLWSALRAGLILPLSDTYKIPQLLNQSELATYCDTAVQVDYKFLHDRVQQAAYSLIPTDQQKQVHLKVGKLLLHNSEKAQLEEHLFEIVNHLNAGSSLIVEPAERYELSELNLKAGQRAKSSSAFVTALKLLETGMNYLPVNSWKDKYLLTLTLYLQVGEAEFLNGNYEKALLIFEQTFNKVQTTLDMCRVNEYRIMCYRMENDLNSAYKIGLNTLELLGFEFAAYPDDAYLLEKLNQTKKVIGDRSTFSLAELPQMQDEEKLIAQRILKEVWPIAYFLGSKALHITSMNITQLSVQYGNSRISVFGYMLYSFNLVFEYGEVDSGYEFGELSLRLHEILRTKELEANILNMWGGLICHYKDHISQGKPYLLKGFNSGLETGSYQWSGYCSVNFLWQCLFGNESLEKTAEVAKDFIPSLRKIDKNMLNYHLLAMEAIANLTKPAGKIDELVGTWADERQVLEFALASSDMLSAFVVYIYKLALCNWYGEYTKAVEYAENAEKFVAGARGIFINPVFYFHQSIALAGAYAEVDIATQVIYLHKLNANLEKFQQWAMHCPTNYQHKFLLIQAEIARISKQDYQAMELYDLAIASAAENGYLQNEALANELAFRFYLDKDRINFAKVYFKEARYRYLKWEATGKVRQLDEQYSQLFRDPAGEVNGRGTATKQIRDISEAKTQTLDLSTAIKASQALSSEMELNPLLEKMMTIAIENAGAQMGYLLVKRENQWVIEAEGSIDRDEVTVRSSSLFQVKHKLPVLLINYVERTKENLVLDDASHTERFVSDNYIVANQPKSILCLPFSHQGKLTGVLYLENNLTTGVFTADRLEVLNLLTSQVSISIENARLYTNLHIYSQELEISETQAREKAKQLEHTLDELKLTQSQMVQSEKMSSLGQLVAGVAHEINNPVSFIYGNLTYVNNYVKDLMSVVQLYQQQNQNLPPQVQNEIDEIDLDFLMEDLPKLLASMQVGTDRIRQIVLSLRNFSRLDEADVKAVNIHEGIDSTLMILQNRLKPQPDSPGIQVIQEYGNLPPVECYPGQLNQVFMNLLANAIDSLEEFNEHRTYADIALQPSIITIRTTVEGDFAVIRIADNGSGISENVRSQLFTPFFTTKAVGKGTGLGLSISYQIVTKKHRGQLECVSVLGQGAEFIVSIPLQARLVPQGGIKN
- a CDS encoding SDR family oxidoreductase, which codes for MNSNIKKLTGKVALITGGSRGIGAAIAKRLAEDGADIAISYANSSETAAIVVRELEEKGVSAAAFKADQADPLQVGNLVKMVAERFGRLDILVNNAGVFVLGVVGDPASDIASLERQFAINVGGVVAAVRAAAPLMTEGGRIISIGSCVGTHSLWAGISDYSATKSAIAGYTRGWARDLGSKAITVNVVQPGPIETDMNPSDSDFAVIQKAATALNRYGKPEEVAAAVAFLASPDAAFITGATLDVDGGMNA
- a CDS encoding aldo/keto reductase, with translation MDINRRDLLKLVSASGLGGAGVFALQGFTKQVLAQNQPTPLQIKKGEMLYRQLGRTGEQVSVIGLGGHHIGRPKDEQEGINLIHTALDRGINFMDNSWDYHNGGSEIRMGKALQNGYRQKAFLMTKIDGRTKAAATKQIDESLKRLQTDHIDLLQHHEVIRMEDPDRIFAPGGAMEAVVEAQKAGKIRYIGFTGHKDPLVHLRMLEVANQNNFRFDAVQMPLNVMDAHFRSFERQVLPRLVQDGIAVLGMKSMGDQNILKSNVVKPIECLHYAMNLPTSTVITGIESMPILNQAFEAVRTFTPMSQEQVKALLNRTRQAALKGQYELFKTTSQFDSTAKNPEWLG